One window of the Streptomyces asoensis genome contains the following:
- the ahcY gene encoding adenosylhomocysteinase, which produces MTTVDNRQDFKVADLSLAAFGRKEITLAEHEMPGLMSIRKEFAATQPLAGARIMGSLHMTVQTAVLIETLVALGAEVRWVSCNIFSTQDHAAAAIAVGPNGTPENPQGVPVFAWKGETLEEYWWCTEQALTWPNSPTGGPNMILDDGGDATLLVHKGVEYEKDGKVPAVDTADNDEHRVVLELLHRTISDGSQKWTQLASEIRGVTEETTTGVHRLYEMHRDGSLLFPAINVNDAVTKSKFDNKYGCRHSLIDGINRATDVLIGGKTAVVFGYGDVGKGCAESLRGQGARVIVTEIDPICALQAAMDGYQVTTLDEVVETADIFVTTTGNKDIIMAADMARMKHQAIVGNIGHFDNEIDMAGLAKIDGIVKDEVKPQVHTWKFPDGKVLIVLSEGRLLNLGNATGHPSFVMSNSFADQTLAQIELFTKPEEYPTDVYVLPKHLDEKVARLHLDALGVKLTTLRPEQASYIGVEVEGPYKSDHYRY; this is translated from the coding sequence ATGACGACTGTCGACAACCGACAGGACTTCAAGGTCGCCGATCTCTCCCTGGCCGCGTTCGGCCGCAAGGAGATCACCCTGGCCGAGCACGAGATGCCCGGCCTGATGTCGATCCGCAAGGAATTCGCCGCCACCCAGCCGCTGGCCGGCGCCCGGATCATGGGCTCGCTGCACATGACCGTGCAGACCGCCGTCCTGATCGAGACCCTGGTCGCCCTGGGCGCCGAGGTCCGCTGGGTGTCCTGCAACATCTTCTCCACCCAGGACCACGCGGCCGCCGCGATCGCGGTGGGCCCGAACGGCACGCCCGAGAACCCGCAGGGTGTCCCGGTCTTCGCCTGGAAGGGCGAGACGCTGGAGGAGTACTGGTGGTGCACGGAGCAGGCCCTGACCTGGCCGAACAGCCCTACCGGCGGCCCGAACATGATCCTGGACGACGGCGGTGACGCCACCCTCCTGGTCCACAAGGGCGTCGAGTACGAGAAGGACGGCAAGGTCCCGGCCGTCGACACGGCGGACAACGACGAGCACCGGGTCGTCCTCGAGCTCCTGCACCGCACCATCAGTGACGGCTCGCAGAAGTGGACGCAGCTGGCCTCGGAGATCCGCGGCGTGACCGAGGAGACCACGACGGGTGTGCACCGGCTGTACGAGATGCACCGTGACGGGAGCCTGCTGTTCCCGGCGATCAACGTCAACGACGCGGTCACCAAGTCGAAGTTCGACAACAAGTACGGCTGCCGGCATTCCCTGATCGACGGCATCAACCGTGCCACCGATGTCCTGATCGGCGGCAAGACCGCGGTCGTCTTCGGTTACGGCGATGTGGGCAAGGGCTGTGCGGAGTCGCTGCGCGGCCAGGGCGCCCGGGTGATCGTCACGGAGATCGACCCGATCTGCGCGCTCCAGGCGGCGATGGACGGCTACCAGGTGACCACGCTCGACGAGGTCGTCGAGACGGCCGACATCTTCGTCACCACGACCGGCAACAAGGACATCATCATGGCCGCCGACATGGCCAGGATGAAGCACCAGGCGATCGTGGGGAACATCGGCCACTTCGACAACGAGATCGACATGGCCGGCCTGGCGAAGATCGACGGCATCGTCAAGGACGAGGTCAAGCCGCAGGTCCACACCTGGAAGTTCCCCGACGGCAAGGTTCTCATCGTGCTGTCCGAGGGCCGCCTGCTGAACCTGGGCAACGCCACCGGCCACCCGTCGTTCGTGATGTCCAACTCCTTCGCCGACCAGACGCTGGCCCAGATCGAGCTGTTCACCAAGCCCGAGGAGTACCCGACCGACGTCTACGTGCTGCCCAAGCACCTCGACGAGAAGGTCGCCCGCCTCCACCTGGACGCACTCGGCGTCAAGCTGACCACCCTCCGTCCCGAGCAGGCCTCGTACATCGGTGTCGAGGTCGAAGGCCCCTACAAGTCGGACCACTACCGCTACTGA
- a CDS encoding cation diffusion facilitator family transporter: MSASGGTKAIVAALGANLAIAASKFVAFAFSGSSSMLAEGVHSLADSGNQALLLVGGKKAQRDATPQHPFGYGRERYIYAFLVSIVLFSVGGMFAIYEGYEKIKHPHQIEHWYWPVGVLVFAIIAEGFSFRTAIKESNPLRGEHSWTEFVRRAKAPELPVVLLEDLGALVGLILALGGVGLALLTDDGVWDGIGTLCIGILLVLIALVLAAETKSLLLGEAATVEDVRKIEAAVVDGDTVTRVIHMRTLHLGPEELLVAAKIAVQHDDTATQVATAINAAEARIRTAVPIARVIYLEPDIYSEDEAAKGSDPEAAPGGPAQHPTEH, encoded by the coding sequence ATGAGCGCGTCAGGCGGCACCAAGGCGATCGTGGCGGCACTCGGGGCCAACCTAGCGATCGCGGCATCGAAGTTCGTGGCGTTCGCGTTCAGCGGCTCGTCGTCGATGCTCGCCGAAGGCGTGCACTCGCTCGCCGACTCAGGCAACCAGGCCCTGCTCCTCGTAGGCGGCAAGAAGGCCCAGCGCGACGCGACCCCGCAGCACCCCTTCGGCTACGGGCGCGAGCGCTACATCTACGCCTTCCTCGTCTCCATCGTCCTCTTCTCGGTCGGCGGCATGTTCGCCATCTACGAGGGCTACGAGAAGATCAAGCACCCGCACCAGATCGAGCACTGGTACTGGCCCGTCGGAGTCCTCGTCTTCGCGATCATCGCCGAGGGCTTCTCCTTCCGCACGGCCATCAAGGAGTCCAACCCCCTGCGGGGCGAACACTCCTGGACGGAGTTCGTCCGCCGCGCCAAGGCCCCCGAGCTCCCGGTCGTCCTCCTGGAGGACCTCGGCGCCCTCGTCGGCCTGATCCTCGCGCTCGGCGGCGTCGGCCTGGCACTGCTCACCGACGACGGCGTCTGGGACGGCATCGGCACGCTCTGCATCGGCATCCTGCTCGTCCTCATCGCCCTCGTCCTGGCCGCCGAGACCAAGTCCCTCCTGCTCGGCGAGGCCGCGACCGTCGAAGACGTCCGCAAGATCGAGGCGGCGGTCGTCGACGGCGACACCGTCACCCGCGTCATCCACATGCGCACCCTCCACCTCGGCCCCGAGGAACTCCTGGTCGCCGCCAAGATCGCCGTCCAGCACGACGACACGGCCACCCAGGTCGCCACCGCCATCAACGCCGCCGAGGCCCGCATCCGCACCGCGGTCCCCATCGCCCGCGTCATCTACCTCGAGCCCGACATCTACAGCGAGGACGAGGCCGCCAAGGGCTCCGACCCCGAGGCGGCCCCGGGCGGCCCCGCCCAGCACCCGACCGAGCACTGA
- the manA gene encoding mannose-6-phosphate isomerase, class I yields the protein MDRLDNTIRPYAWGSPTAIPHLLGTEPTGEPQAEMWMGAHPGAPSRTDRGTLVEIIESDPQQELGAATVTKFGPRLPFLLKILAAGAPLSLQVHPDLEQAKEGYEDEERRGIPVDAPHRNYKDANHKPELICALTEFDGLCGFRAPSHAADLLDGLGVDSLKPYVDLLHAQPEEAALREVLTAILTADREEMAHTVAQAAAACDRLGGDYAPYAGIAHHYPGDPGVIAAMLLNHVRLQPGEALFLGAGIPHAYLDGLGVEIMANSDNVLRCGLTPKHVDVPELLRIVRFEPADPGVLRPEAAPDGEEVYDTPIDEFRLSRYVLSPGATAHDLTLPTPQILLCTEGTVRAGEHALTPGASVFVPAGHKAEVTGAGTVFRATVVV from the coding sequence ATGGACCGCCTCGACAACACCATCCGCCCCTACGCCTGGGGTTCCCCCACCGCGATCCCGCACCTGCTCGGCACCGAGCCGACCGGCGAACCGCAGGCCGAGATGTGGATGGGCGCCCACCCGGGCGCACCCTCACGCACCGACCGAGGCACCCTCGTCGAGATCATCGAGTCCGACCCGCAACAGGAACTCGGCGCGGCGACGGTCACCAAGTTCGGCCCCCGCCTCCCCTTCCTCCTCAAGATCCTCGCCGCGGGCGCCCCCCTCTCCCTCCAGGTCCACCCCGACCTGGAACAGGCCAAAGAGGGATACGAGGACGAGGAGCGCCGCGGCATCCCCGTCGACGCACCGCACCGCAACTACAAGGACGCCAACCACAAGCCCGAACTCATCTGCGCCCTCACCGAGTTCGACGGCCTGTGCGGCTTCCGCGCCCCCTCGCACGCAGCCGACCTCCTGGACGGCCTCGGCGTCGACTCCCTCAAGCCGTACGTCGACCTCCTGCACGCCCAGCCGGAGGAAGCCGCCCTGCGCGAGGTCCTCACCGCGATCCTCACCGCCGACCGCGAGGAGATGGCCCACACCGTCGCCCAGGCAGCGGCCGCCTGCGACCGCCTCGGTGGCGACTACGCCCCCTACGCCGGCATCGCCCACCACTACCCCGGCGACCCCGGCGTCATCGCCGCGATGCTGCTGAACCACGTCAGACTCCAACCCGGCGAGGCCCTGTTCCTGGGCGCCGGCATCCCGCACGCCTACCTCGACGGCCTCGGCGTCGAGATCATGGCCAACTCCGACAACGTCCTGCGCTGCGGCCTCACCCCCAAACACGTCGACGTCCCCGAACTCCTGCGCATCGTCCGCTTCGAGCCCGCGGACCCCGGCGTCCTGCGCCCCGAAGCCGCCCCGGACGGCGAAGAGGTCTACGACACCCCCATCGACGAGTTCCGCCTGTCGCGCTACGTCCTCTCGCCGGGCGCCACCGCCCACGACCTCACCCTCCCCACCCCGCAGATCCTGCTCTGCACCGAGGGCACCGTCCGAGCGGGCGAGCACGCGCTGACGCCCGGCGCGTCTGTCTTCGTCCCCGCGGGGCACAAGGCCGAAGTGACCGGGGCGGGTACGGTCTTCCGGGCCACGGTCGTCGTATGA
- a CDS encoding SIS domain-containing protein, whose protein sequence is MLDDSLLDTPEALAAADHRALLRGAAEAGARVRTAARHAAEAGVHDLQPDGRPRAILIAGPGAAATCVADLLGTLAGAACPVIRLTPTGVAPAAGALRWELPGWAGSVDLLLIATPDGSEPGLSVLAEQAYRRGCTVAAVAPADSPLTEAAGAVHGLFVPLATAPYEQDEPPQAAASDPGVLWALLTPLLALLDRIALLSAPPEELERVADRLDQVAERCGPAVATYSNPAKTLAAELADALPVVWTEGTSAGPAGRRFAAALAELAGRPALVAELPEALAEHNALLAGPLAASADPEDFFRDRVEEAPALHARVVLLRDRPIGGLTAAPTARELVLSHDTPISELEPEEGDALVTLAELIATTDFAAVYLALASGA, encoded by the coding sequence ATGCTCGACGACTCGCTGCTCGACACGCCGGAGGCCCTGGCCGCGGCCGATCACCGGGCCCTCCTGCGCGGCGCGGCCGAAGCCGGCGCCCGCGTCCGCACCGCCGCCCGGCACGCGGCCGAGGCCGGCGTCCACGACCTCCAGCCGGACGGCCGCCCCCGCGCGATCCTCATCGCGGGCCCCGGCGCCGCCGCCACCTGCGTCGCCGACCTCCTCGGCACGCTCGCCGGCGCCGCCTGCCCCGTCATCCGCCTGACACCCACCGGCGTCGCCCCCGCCGCAGGCGCCCTGCGCTGGGAACTCCCCGGCTGGGCGGGCTCCGTGGACCTCCTCCTCATCGCCACCCCCGACGGCAGCGAGCCCGGCCTCTCCGTCCTCGCCGAACAGGCCTACCGCCGCGGCTGCACGGTCGCCGCCGTGGCCCCCGCCGACTCCCCGCTCACCGAAGCGGCCGGCGCCGTCCACGGACTCTTCGTACCGCTCGCGACCGCACCGTACGAACAGGACGAGCCGCCCCAGGCCGCGGCCTCCGACCCCGGTGTCCTCTGGGCCCTCCTCACCCCGCTCCTCGCCCTCCTCGACCGCATCGCCCTGCTCTCCGCCCCGCCCGAGGAGCTCGAACGGGTCGCCGACCGGCTCGACCAGGTCGCCGAACGCTGCGGCCCCGCCGTCGCGACCTACAGCAACCCGGCGAAGACCCTGGCCGCCGAACTCGCCGACGCCCTCCCGGTGGTCTGGACCGAAGGCACCTCGGCCGGCCCGGCGGGCCGCCGCTTCGCCGCCGCCCTCGCCGAACTCGCGGGCCGTCCCGCACTGGTGGCCGAACTCCCCGAGGCCCTCGCCGAACACAACGCGCTCCTCGCCGGCCCCCTCGCCGCCAGCGCCGACCCGGAGGACTTCTTCCGCGACCGCGTCGAGGAAGCGCCCGCGCTGCACGCGCGCGTGGTGCTGCTGCGCGACCGTCCGATCGGCGGCCTCACCGCCGCCCCGACCGCCCGCGAACTGGTCCTCAGCCACGACACGCCGATCAGCGAACTCGAGCCCGAAGAAGGCGACGCACTCGTCACGCTCGCCGAACTGATCGCCACCACGGATTTCGCCGCCGTCTACCTGGCACTCGCCTCGGGAGCCTGA
- a CDS encoding Trm112 family protein — MPLEAGLLEILACPACHSPLEEQDTELICTGQDCGLAYPVRDGIPVLLVDEARRPA; from the coding sequence ATGCCGCTCGAAGCCGGCCTCCTGGAGATCCTCGCCTGCCCCGCCTGCCACTCCCCCCTCGAGGAGCAGGACACGGAGCTGATCTGCACGGGCCAGGACTGCGGCCTGGCATACCCCGTCCGCGACGGCATCCCCGTCCTCCTCGTCGACGAGGCCCGCCGCCCCGCGTAA
- a CDS encoding phosphomannomutase/phosphoglucomutase, producing the protein MAADLSQIVKAYDVRGLVPDQWDESLAELFGAAFARVTGAEAIVVGHDMRPSSPALTRAFARGAAALGVHVTEIGLCSTDQLYYASGALDLPGAMFTASHNPAQYNGIKLCRAGAAPVGQDTGLTEIRELVARWTDSGAPTPAPTPGTITTADTLKDYAAHLRALVDLTSIRPLKVVVDAGNGMGGHTVPTVFDDLPLTLVPMYFELDGTFPNHEANPLDPANLVDLQKRVREESADLGLAFDGDADRCFVVDERGEPVPPSAITALVAARELVRNGGKGTIIHNLITSWSVPEVVKENGGTTVRTRVGHSFIKAEMARSGAIFGGEHSAHYYFKDFWNADTGMLAALHVLAALGGQDGPLSSLVAEYDRYTGSGEINSTVADQADRLAAIKAAYGDREDVTLDDLDGLTVTSTDWWFNVRPSNTEPLLRLNAEARDEPTMAKIRDEALAIIRA; encoded by the coding sequence GTGGCTGCTGATCTGTCACAGATCGTGAAGGCGTACGACGTACGCGGACTGGTCCCGGACCAGTGGGACGAGTCGCTGGCCGAGCTGTTCGGCGCGGCCTTCGCCCGGGTGACCGGCGCCGAGGCGATCGTCGTCGGCCACGACATGCGCCCGTCCTCGCCCGCCCTCACCCGCGCCTTCGCGCGCGGGGCGGCGGCCCTCGGCGTACACGTCACCGAGATCGGCCTCTGCTCGACGGACCAGCTGTACTACGCCTCGGGCGCACTCGACCTGCCCGGCGCCATGTTCACGGCCTCGCACAATCCGGCCCAGTACAACGGCATCAAGCTGTGCCGCGCGGGCGCCGCCCCGGTCGGCCAGGACACGGGCCTGACCGAGATCCGCGAACTGGTGGCACGCTGGACGGACTCGGGCGCCCCCACCCCGGCCCCGACCCCGGGAACCATCACCACGGCCGACACGTTGAAGGACTACGCGGCGCACCTCCGCGCACTCGTCGACCTGACCTCCATCCGCCCCCTGAAGGTCGTGGTCGACGCGGGCAACGGCATGGGCGGCCACACCGTCCCCACGGTCTTCGACGACCTGCCCCTGACGCTCGTCCCCATGTACTTCGAACTGGACGGCACCTTCCCCAACCACGAGGCCAACCCCCTGGACCCGGCAAACCTCGTGGACCTCCAGAAGCGCGTCCGCGAGGAGTCAGCCGACCTGGGCCTCGCCTTCGACGGCGATGCCGACCGCTGCTTCGTCGTCGACGAGCGGGGCGAGCCGGTCCCCCCGTCCGCGATCACCGCCCTGGTGGCCGCCCGCGAACTCGTCCGCAACGGCGGCAAAGGCACGATCATTCACAACCTGATCACCTCCTGGTCCGTCCCGGAGGTCGTGAAGGAGAACGGCGGCACCACCGTCCGCACCCGCGTCGGCCACTCCTTCATCAAGGCGGAGATGGCCCGCTCCGGCGCGATCTTCGGCGGTGAGCACTCCGCGCACTACTACTTCAAGGACTTCTGGAACGCCGACACGGGCATGCTGGCTGCCCTCCACGTCCTCGCGGCCCTCGGCGGCCAGGACGGCCCGCTCTCCTCCCTGGTCGCTGAGTACGACCGCTACACCGGCTCCGGCGAGATCAACTCCACGGTCGCCGACCAGGCCGACCGCCTCGCCGCGATCAAGGCGGCCTACGGCGACCGCGAGGACGTCACCCTGGACGATCTCGACGGCCTGACCGTCACCTCCACCGACTGGTGGTTCAACGTCCGCCCCTCCAACACGGAGCCCCTCCTCCGCCTCAACGCGGAAGCCCGCGACGAACCGACGATGGCCAAGATCCGCGACGAGGCACTGGCCATCATCCGAGCCTGA